Proteins encoded by one window of Leptospira neocaledonica:
- the htpG gene encoding molecular chaperone HtpG, with amino-acid sequence MSEEVKGRISVETENIFPIIKKWLYSEKDIFLRELVSNSCDAIAKLKKISLNEEFEGGTDYRIDLDFDQETRILTVQDNGIGMTDEEVNRYINQIAFSGAEEFVKKYQSEGDKPEIIGHFGLGFYSSFMVSSKVKIETKSYKKGSTPVVWESESGTEFSLKSGDRSERGTKISLYLDGDSGEYLDQWKLKELVRKYCDFLPVSIYVKGEKANKQTPLWSEQPSSVKKEQYDEFYQYLFPFAGEPLFHVHLNVDYPFRLQGILYFPRLKHELDANRMGIKLYCNHVFVSDEAKELVPQFLTVLQGTLDIPDLPLNVSRSYLQNDPLVKKISSHIVKKVSDKLQEEWTKNPEEFRKNWDEISLFVKYGMMTDEKFYESAKDLIFFRSSNGDLTKLEEYVERNKEKNSGKVYYAGEAELSSVYMDLLKSQGLEALLVDSRIDNHFLQFLEGKNPDWKFQRVDSELADQVLDKDASPDLADQDNKTTEDRLKEIFTKAIAREGVEIKTEALKSEDIPSVILLPEHLRRLAEMGQMYGQKPGDFLKNHTLLLNRKSKLVKNILGLSKGIHPEKAEKLARSVYDLALLGAKLIGEEELSDLIRRQRDLLEDLSSD; translated from the coding sequence ATGAGCGAAGAAGTAAAAGGTAGGATTTCCGTAGAAACGGAGAATATTTTTCCTATCATTAAGAAATGGTTATATTCTGAAAAAGATATATTTTTGAGAGAGCTGGTCTCTAACTCCTGCGATGCAATCGCTAAACTGAAAAAAATCTCCTTGAATGAAGAATTTGAAGGCGGGACGGATTATCGGATCGATCTAGACTTCGACCAAGAAACTAGGATTTTAACAGTCCAGGATAACGGGATCGGGATGACCGACGAAGAAGTGAACCGTTATATCAACCAGATCGCATTTTCAGGCGCAGAAGAATTCGTAAAAAAGTACCAATCCGAAGGAGACAAGCCGGAGATCATCGGCCATTTCGGTTTAGGATTTTATTCCAGCTTTATGGTTTCTTCTAAGGTAAAAATAGAGACCAAATCGTATAAAAAAGGAAGCACACCTGTTGTTTGGGAAAGTGAGTCGGGCACAGAGTTTTCTCTAAAATCTGGCGATAGATCGGAAAGAGGAACAAAGATCAGTTTGTATCTGGACGGTGATTCCGGAGAATATTTGGACCAATGGAAACTGAAAGAATTAGTCCGTAAATATTGCGATTTTCTTCCCGTTTCGATTTACGTAAAAGGGGAGAAGGCGAATAAACAGACCCCATTATGGAGCGAACAACCTTCTTCCGTTAAAAAAGAACAGTATGATGAATTTTATCAGTATCTGTTTCCTTTTGCGGGAGAGCCTCTATTCCATGTTCACTTGAATGTGGATTATCCTTTTAGATTGCAAGGGATCTTATATTTCCCGAGACTCAAACATGAGTTAGATGCCAACCGGATGGGGATCAAACTTTATTGTAATCATGTGTTTGTTTCCGACGAAGCAAAAGAATTGGTTCCTCAATTTTTGACCGTTTTACAAGGGACATTGGATATTCCGGATCTTCCTCTGAATGTTTCTAGATCGTATTTGCAAAACGATCCATTGGTAAAAAAGATCTCTTCTCATATAGTCAAAAAGGTTTCAGATAAACTTCAGGAAGAATGGACTAAAAACCCGGAAGAATTCCGTAAGAACTGGGATGAAATTTCCTTATTCGTTAAGTACGGAATGATGACCGATGAGAAATTTTACGAATCTGCAAAAGATCTTATCTTCTTCCGTTCATCTAACGGTGATTTGACGAAACTAGAAGAATATGTAGAAAGAAATAAGGAAAAAAATTCAGGCAAAGTATATTATGCGGGAGAAGCAGAACTTTCTTCCGTGTATATGGACCTTCTCAAGTCCCAAGGATTGGAAGCCTTGCTTGTAGATTCCAGAATAGATAATCATTTCCTTCAGTTTTTAGAAGGCAAAAATCCCGATTGGAAATTCCAAAGAGTAGATTCGGAACTCGCGGATCAAGTATTGGATAAGGATGCAAGCCCTGATCTCGCAGACCAAGACAACAAAACAACGGAAGACAGGCTTAAGGAAATTTTTACTAAGGCAATTGCAAGAGAAGGTGTGGAGATCAAAACGGAGGCATTGAAGTCCGAGGATATTCCTTCTGTGATCTTGCTGCCTGAACATCTGAGACGTTTGGCGGAAATGGGCCAGATGTATGGGCAAAAACCAGGTGATTTTCTGAAGAATCATACTCTTCTTCTGAATCGTAAATCTAAGCTGGTCAAAAACATCCTCGGTCTTTCCAAAGGTATTCATCCGGAGAAGGCGGAAAAATTAGCCCGTTCTGTGTACGATCTTGCTTTGTTAGGCGCAAAGCTGATTGGAGAGGAAGAATTGAGCGATCTGATTCGCCGCCAAAGGGATTTGCTGGAAGATCTTTCCTCGGATTAA
- a CDS encoding BatD family protein, which translates to MKRFLLLLLLGALPLFAQGSKFYLSQTRADLGDAVFLILETEGGAQVRLIEKEWTGQGIKAVYWGTEENTTIVNFKVYRKKLIKYRLTVSAPGRFSVPEIEVEVDGQKVESGMMVLEISPRSSSTNKSSGFFSNRYFFSEETDGPEDGDLKVLFRTNKDQVWVGEPVLGFFTLYYRNAIRPYIDRDFSSSIEFPYFRSEALSGINLLIPEQVIYEGLEFETAVYNKETFILTPLKKGEYSLGSTIFHLEGRQQSFFHMRSIKTIPSKIFVKDLPSPSPLEFKGAVGNFKIGLEEYPKAGFLGEPFQFKLTISGNGNLSSIKDPLLSVCDLPCHPEITFLQTRQQRDFRELGPGEFGFYLNHSYHYSVLPKKEGVWKPDDLKFTFFNPSSGRYESVSLRFPGLEIGPLKPKQEITTEDSGGKSGSFLLVSILLSFAFIGASTFVVLAMRKRHQKNVVLKRLDLWIGSKRGFVLKHSVMTKGLPEEEATLLAGWKSDTVPLIETYKSLGPSSRETLIRISYWLSDKLKEEESE; encoded by the coding sequence GTGAAACGTTTCCTTCTTCTTTTATTATTGGGAGCTTTGCCATTATTTGCACAAGGGTCCAAATTTTATCTCAGCCAAACCAGAGCGGATTTGGGAGATGCGGTATTTCTCATTTTAGAAACGGAGGGCGGTGCTCAGGTTCGCTTAATAGAAAAGGAATGGACCGGACAAGGGATCAAGGCGGTTTATTGGGGTACTGAGGAGAATACAACTATAGTCAACTTTAAAGTATATCGCAAAAAACTAATTAAGTACAGGCTTACCGTCTCCGCGCCTGGGCGTTTTTCCGTTCCGGAAATAGAAGTGGAAGTGGACGGACAAAAAGTGGAATCAGGAATGATGGTTCTGGAAATTTCTCCCAGAAGTTCCTCTACCAATAAATCCTCCGGATTTTTTTCTAATCGTTACTTCTTCAGCGAGGAAACAGACGGGCCCGAAGATGGGGACTTGAAAGTATTATTCAGAACGAATAAAGATCAAGTCTGGGTAGGGGAGCCTGTTTTAGGATTTTTCACATTATATTATAGAAATGCAATACGTCCTTATATTGACCGGGATTTTTCCAGCTCCATCGAGTTTCCTTATTTTAGAAGTGAGGCACTTTCAGGAATCAATCTTTTGATCCCTGAACAGGTTATTTACGAAGGATTAGAATTTGAAACAGCAGTTTATAATAAGGAAACTTTTATTCTGACACCCTTGAAAAAGGGGGAATATTCATTAGGCTCCACGATATTTCATTTAGAAGGAAGGCAACAGTCTTTCTTTCATATGAGAAGTATTAAAACGATACCGAGTAAAATTTTCGTAAAGGATCTACCTTCTCCTTCTCCACTTGAGTTTAAAGGAGCGGTTGGTAATTTTAAGATTGGATTAGAAGAATATCCTAAGGCGGGTTTTTTAGGAGAACCTTTTCAGTTTAAGCTTACTATTTCCGGGAATGGGAACCTTTCTTCCATTAAGGATCCTTTATTGAGTGTGTGCGATCTTCCTTGTCATCCTGAGATTACTTTTTTACAGACTAGACAACAAAGAGATTTTCGAGAGCTTGGTCCGGGAGAGTTCGGATTCTATCTAAATCATTCTTATCATTATTCAGTACTTCCTAAAAAAGAAGGTGTTTGGAAACCGGACGATCTGAAATTCACTTTTTTCAATCCTAGTTCCGGAAGATATGAATCCGTTTCTCTTCGTTTTCCAGGTTTGGAGATCGGGCCTCTTAAACCAAAGCAGGAAATTACTACGGAGGACTCGGGTGGAAAGAGCGGATCTTTTCTATTAGTTTCCATTCTTCTTTCTTTCGCATTTATAGGGGCTAGTACATTTGTGGTTTTAGCAATGCGCAAAAGGCATCAAAAAAACGTAGTATTGAAACGACTTGACCTCTGGATAGGTTCCAAAAGAGGTTTTGTTTTGAAACATTCCGTGATGACCAAAGGGTTGCCGGAGGAAGAAGCAACTCTTCTTGCAGGTTGGAAATCCGATACGGTGCCATTGATCGAAACTTATAAAAGTTTAGGACCTTCTTCTAGAGAAACTCTTATTAGAATTTCATATTGGTTGTCTGATAAATTAAAAGAGGAGGAATCCGAATGA
- the batB gene encoding VWA domain-containing protein BatB — protein sequence MSETFLESFWISLGLIFFAYSLFKLVFYFYWSRWRKSYPGLPRESKVPPFYIVLVRILLLASVFCLSYFAYQRTESIKSKEEEVSRGVDFLFLVDVSLSMQSVDTRPSRITRAKETILRLLPQLNGNRFGMIVFAASPFVYCPMTSDARAFSEYVRGLDVDIVGDRGTDLKSAFKKAEEVLNSNQVLRNRILVLISDGEDLDSPGIVKFPAEVWVWSVGTPTGGPIGYSEDGTRVYGFLTKDGSLAPYENSPGVIISKSNPGFLKDLAYANEGRFLSLDSESPEIGDIKSWIDSMEKNTGQRIRNLRRAEGAKKFLIPALLLLLFDFFMLEFWGKYLLGLSKKVVPVLLFFFSLWGSDVYSFELDPGGNRIKEGKNSYEQGDYKSSLERYKEADPYFPEDPRLEFNRGDSEYKSGNLDKAIRHFEKSADSKDSALRAQSHFNLGNSYLKLGDRKKAAEHYLRSLKEDPNLESAKKNLEWLRKLPPPEGKAGSENKKSASEEKEEKSSAFKQGSKGKEKAEKQSKSGAGKDQKDKNKSKMEDELDRIMESMDLDSVKRRSPGSRNKEVFW from the coding sequence ATGAGCGAAACTTTTTTAGAATCTTTTTGGATTTCTCTCGGACTAATCTTCTTCGCTTATTCTTTGTTTAAACTGGTATTCTATTTTTATTGGAGTCGCTGGAGAAAGTCCTATCCTGGTTTACCTAGAGAGTCCAAGGTCCCACCTTTTTATATAGTGTTAGTAAGGATCTTGCTGCTTGCTTCTGTATTCTGTCTTTCTTATTTCGCATACCAAAGAACGGAATCGATCAAGTCTAAGGAAGAGGAAGTCTCGAGAGGTGTGGACTTTTTATTCTTAGTGGATGTAAGTCTTTCTATGCAATCTGTAGATACTCGTCCTTCTCGAATCACTAGAGCAAAAGAAACAATTTTGAGACTTCTTCCTCAGTTAAATGGGAACAGGTTTGGTATGATCGTTTTTGCCGCTTCTCCGTTCGTGTATTGTCCAATGACTTCGGATGCTCGCGCATTTTCAGAGTATGTAAGAGGTTTGGATGTGGATATTGTTGGGGATAGAGGAACGGATTTAAAATCCGCATTTAAAAAAGCGGAAGAAGTTTTGAACTCCAATCAGGTTTTACGAAATCGTATTTTGGTTTTAATCTCGGACGGAGAAGACTTGGATTCCCCAGGTATCGTAAAATTTCCGGCAGAAGTTTGGGTCTGGTCTGTAGGAACTCCAACAGGAGGGCCTATCGGATACTCCGAAGATGGCACCAGAGTTTACGGATTTTTGACTAAAGACGGATCTTTGGCTCCTTATGAAAATTCTCCAGGAGTTATCATCTCAAAATCTAATCCTGGATTTTTGAAAGATCTGGCTTATGCAAACGAAGGTAGATTTTTATCCTTGGATTCCGAAAGTCCTGAGATTGGCGATATAAAATCCTGGATTGACTCCATGGAAAAAAATACAGGACAAAGAATTCGTAATTTAAGAAGGGCAGAAGGTGCCAAAAAATTTCTAATACCTGCACTTCTACTTTTACTGTTTGATTTTTTTATGTTGGAGTTCTGGGGAAAATACCTGCTAGGACTTTCTAAAAAAGTCGTTCCAGTTCTTTTGTTTTTTTTCTCTCTCTGGGGGAGTGATGTCTATTCTTTCGAGTTGGATCCAGGTGGAAATAGGATCAAAGAAGGTAAGAACTCTTATGAACAAGGAGATTATAAAAGTTCTTTAGAAAGGTATAAAGAAGCGGATCCTTATTTTCCAGAAGACCCTAGATTAGAATTCAATCGAGGAGACAGTGAATACAAGTCCGGAAACTTAGATAAGGCAATTCGTCACTTCGAAAAGTCTGCGGACTCAAAGGATTCGGCCTTGCGAGCACAATCCCATTTTAATTTAGGAAATTCTTATTTAAAGTTGGGAGATCGCAAAAAAGCTGCGGAACATTATCTTCGTTCTTTAAAAGAAGATCCTAATTTAGAATCCGCTAAAAAGAACTTGGAATGGTTACGTAAACTTCCTCCTCCGGAAGGTAAGGCAGGTTCGGAAAATAAAAAAAGCGCCTCCGAGGAAAAAGAGGAAAAGTCTTCCGCATTTAAACAAGGTTCCAAAGGAAAAGAGAAGGCAGAAAAACAATCCAAATCCGGGGCCGGAAAAGACCAAAAAGATAAAAACAAATCTAAGATGGAAGATGAATTAGATCGGATCATGGAGTCTATGGATCTGGATTCTGTGAAAAGAAGGAGCCCAGGTTCTAGGAACAAAGAGGTGTTCTGGTGA
- the batA gene encoding VWA domain-containing protein BatA: MTEWESPYYLFLILPIWIWTFYSYWKNEPALGIELRIPGRVQSGTFHLKRFLSSVTPLIRPVTLTLFVIAVAGPGKRYRFLPDETKGVDIILALDVSGSMSKSRDFLPETRLGVSKKLLKEFIRKRENDRLGLVVFAGGAYLQSPLTSDREVLEEILSQAEEETVPEQGTAIGDALILSCYRLRRSPAKSKVIVLITDGASNTGRIDPVTATEIAKGVGVKIYSIGIGKEDQSYEVNFEILDILSKRTGGVFYRAEDVSELREVLASIDSLEKDLLILPPEEVRESESLIFLTYALALLGLDLLLRSWVFRYYV; the protein is encoded by the coding sequence ATGACGGAATGGGAATCTCCATATTATCTTTTTCTAATTCTTCCGATCTGGATCTGGACATTTTATTCTTACTGGAAAAATGAACCGGCCTTGGGAATAGAACTTAGAATCCCCGGACGGGTCCAATCAGGAACATTTCATTTAAAACGTTTTTTATCATCGGTGACTCCTTTAATTCGCCCTGTAACTCTAACATTATTCGTAATCGCCGTGGCAGGTCCCGGGAAACGATATAGATTCCTGCCGGATGAGACAAAGGGAGTGGATATCATTCTTGCATTGGATGTGTCCGGTTCCATGTCCAAAAGTAGGGACTTCTTGCCTGAGACTAGACTGGGAGTTTCTAAAAAATTACTCAAAGAATTTATTAGAAAAAGAGAAAATGATCGTTTAGGCTTGGTAGTATTTGCGGGAGGTGCTTATCTGCAGTCGCCTCTAACAAGCGATAGAGAAGTATTGGAAGAAATATTAAGCCAAGCAGAAGAAGAAACTGTCCCGGAACAAGGAACGGCTATTGGAGATGCACTTATTCTTTCTTGTTATAGATTGCGCAGGTCTCCCGCAAAATCCAAAGTAATCGTACTCATAACAGATGGAGCTTCTAATACCGGCCGTATAGATCCGGTGACAGCGACCGAGATTGCAAAAGGTGTAGGAGTAAAAATTTATTCCATAGGCATCGGAAAAGAAGATCAGTCTTATGAGGTGAATTTTGAAATTTTAGATATACTTTCCAAAAGAACGGGAGGAGTATTTTATAGGGCAGAGGATGTTAGTGAGTTAAGAGAGGTTTTGGCCTCCATTGACTCCTTAGAAAAAGATCTTCTGATCCTTCCTCCGGAAGAAGTAAGAGAATCAGAATCCTTAATTTTTCTTACCTATGCTTTGGCGCTATTAGGTTTGGATCTGCTTTTGAGATCTTGGGTGTTTCGGTATTACGTATGA
- a CDS encoding LB_053 family protein, whose protein sequence is MKLGIFRSGSSDRIRFLYYTFYLSLLLFAVPIFAWKEDWEPKEVGIGDQAEYLLEFQQGEIQNPEIPSKGMFPDPDSPDLPLFEVISSEVSDSKIKLSVAYYTSGKFSLPISWKDKDGKEFHSEAVLIVRSSLGEKDKSPEEILPPLEFSGKYGWKLAAILAGLAALGLGIFYAWYLNQTLSKRTMDALVQADPWVQKILIYESKLDEIINAPPVFARIFYRVLSGYIRESMSQKMNAPFAHLTEAELFQRIYDSFGLEEEEVKNWENTFRRAQYSGEEVEISSSEALKAWDYWKEALSK, encoded by the coding sequence ATGAAGCTGGGGATCTTTCGTTCTGGATCCTCGGATCGTATTCGATTTTTATATTATACTTTTTATTTGTCCCTTCTTTTGTTTGCGGTTCCTATATTTGCATGGAAAGAAGATTGGGAGCCTAAGGAAGTAGGAATAGGAGATCAGGCGGAATACTTGTTGGAATTCCAACAGGGAGAAATACAAAATCCTGAGATTCCATCGAAAGGAATGTTTCCGGATCCGGATTCTCCCGATCTTCCACTATTCGAAGTGATTTCTTCCGAAGTTTCGGACTCAAAGATCAAACTAAGCGTTGCCTATTATACTTCCGGAAAATTTTCTCTTCCTATCAGTTGGAAAGACAAGGACGGGAAAGAATTCCATTCGGAAGCCGTATTGATAGTCCGTTCTTCCTTAGGAGAGAAGGATAAATCCCCAGAGGAAATCCTGCCTCCTTTGGAATTTTCTGGAAAGTACGGCTGGAAATTAGCAGCGATCCTTGCGGGACTTGCAGCATTAGGTTTAGGGATCTTTTATGCTTGGTATCTAAACCAGACTCTATCCAAAAGAACTATGGACGCGCTTGTACAAGCAGATCCTTGGGTTCAAAAAATTCTAATATACGAAAGCAAATTGGATGAGATCATTAATGCTCCTCCGGTGTTTGCTAGGATCTTTTATAGAGTTCTCTCAGGATATATCCGGGAGAGTATGTCTCAAAAGATGAATGCTCCATTTGCACATTTAACGGAGGCCGAATTATTCCAACGAATCTATGATTCGTTCGGATTGGAGGAAGAGGAAGTCAAAAATTGGGAGAATACTTTCCGTAGGGCGCAATACTCAGGAGAAGAAGTGGAGATCTCTTCTTCCGAAGCATTAAAGGCTTGGGATTATTGGAAGGAGGCACTTTCCAAATGA
- a CDS encoding DUF58 domain-containing protein gives MFRKEYQSLIQLLDFKERGFSLRSRQGTATSTRKGRGVDFKDVRPYAVGDDTRLIDWNVTSRFGELHVREFYEEKERLGVFFLDVSESMDWSSSEWTKAENAFQVLALLVLLYVRKGNLAKILLYSDRLEWETGYIRNTEEALSVLEKVRSFPHRKLKTDPKLPFVLLKNRIRRYTDSYILSDFHGLPSLKKLTGLRRFHTLHAIRFKDRLEESAPRGFFQFFLLKDPETGSIPSPAGGSIRKNLEFLFKSRCLELEGKDTDPNKLLEYWRSVS, from the coding sequence ATGTTCCGTAAAGAATACCAAAGCCTGATCCAACTTTTGGATTTTAAGGAGAGAGGATTTTCTCTTCGGAGTAGACAAGGCACGGCTACAAGTACACGAAAGGGCAGAGGAGTGGATTTCAAAGATGTTCGTCCGTATGCCGTTGGAGATGATACAAGGCTCATTGATTGGAATGTCACTTCTAGATTCGGAGAATTGCATGTAAGGGAATTCTACGAAGAGAAAGAGAGATTAGGAGTTTTTTTCCTGGATGTTTCCGAGTCCATGGATTGGAGCAGTTCCGAATGGACTAAAGCGGAAAATGCCTTTCAGGTTTTGGCTCTATTAGTTTTACTTTATGTACGGAAAGGAAATCTCGCTAAGATCTTATTGTATTCGGATCGATTGGAATGGGAGACGGGTTATATTCGTAACACGGAAGAAGCTCTTTCCGTATTGGAGAAGGTCCGTTCTTTCCCGCATCGAAAATTGAAAACGGATCCTAAACTTCCTTTCGTACTTTTGAAAAATAGGATCAGAAGGTATACTGATTCTTATATACTTTCCGATTTTCATGGACTTCCTTCTTTAAAAAAGCTTACAGGACTCAGGAGATTTCATACTCTACATGCGATCAGATTTAAGGATCGTTTGGAAGAGAGTGCTCCCAGAGGATTTTTCCAATTTTTCTTATTAAAAGATCCTGAAACTGGCTCTATTCCTTCTCCCGCCGGCGGAAGTATCCGTAAAAATCTGGAATTTTTGTTTAAGTCCAGATGTTTGGAATTGGAAGGAAAGGATACGGACCCGAATAAACTTTTGGAGTATTGGAGAAGTGTATCATGA
- a CDS encoding AAA family ATPase, whose amino-acid sequence MESIAKDRENIPLSEQDIHFAKDTLDRIRQELTGEITGQEAVVKNLLISLACQGHVLLEGMPGLAKTLLAKSLSSALDLDFKRVQFTPDLLPADLIGTVVFNPKNGEFTTRKGPIFTGVLLADEINRAPAKVQSALLECMEERTVTIGENTFPLERPFLVLATENPIDQDGTYPLPEAQMDRFFMKVLVDYPDMDEELAILEQHGKLATGPKRIKKTATAKDVLKISSLVDRVHVEPKLKSYIVRLVRNTRPEEKTVPDLLPYVKHGASPRASLSLLKASKAKALWEGRDYVAPEDVKAVLPEILRHRILLTFEAISEDVGIESVVRIVSDATQVL is encoded by the coding sequence ATGGAATCCATTGCTAAAGATCGTGAAAATATTCCTTTGTCCGAGCAGGATATACATTTTGCAAAGGATACATTAGATCGAATTCGCCAGGAACTGACCGGAGAAATAACAGGCCAAGAAGCAGTAGTTAAAAATCTACTTATTTCTCTGGCTTGCCAAGGCCATGTTCTTTTGGAAGGAATGCCCGGACTTGCAAAAACACTTCTAGCAAAATCTTTGTCTTCTGCATTGGATTTAGATTTTAAAAGGGTGCAGTTTACACCTGATCTTCTTCCTGCAGACTTGATAGGAACTGTAGTGTTCAATCCGAAAAATGGAGAATTCACTACGCGCAAAGGACCAATCTTTACAGGAGTCTTACTTGCAGACGAGATCAACAGGGCCCCTGCAAAAGTACAATCTGCTCTTTTGGAATGTATGGAAGAAAGAACAGTCACCATAGGGGAAAATACTTTTCCTTTGGAGAGACCTTTTTTGGTATTGGCTACCGAAAATCCGATAGACCAAGACGGAACCTATCCATTACCGGAAGCGCAGATGGATCGTTTTTTTATGAAGGTTCTCGTAGATTATCCTGATATGGACGAAGAACTTGCTATCCTCGAGCAACATGGCAAGCTCGCGACCGGTCCAAAACGTATTAAGAAAACTGCAACTGCAAAAGACGTCCTAAAGATCTCTTCCTTAGTAGACAGGGTCCATGTAGAGCCAAAATTAAAAAGTTATATAGTTCGTTTGGTAAGAAATACTCGTCCGGAGGAAAAGACAGTTCCGGATCTTCTTCCCTATGTAAAACACGGAGCTTCTCCTAGAGCAAGTTTAAGCCTACTGAAAGCATCCAAGGCAAAGGCTTTATGGGAAGGAAGAGACTATGTTGCTCCGGAGGACGTGAAGGCCGTTCTTCCTGAAATCCTTCGTCATAGAATTTTACTTACATTCGAAGCGATCTCCGAGGACGTGGGGATAGAGTCCGTAGTTAGGATCGTTTCAGACGCGACTCAGGTGCTATAA
- a CDS encoding LIC20036 family protein: MDTEWKKGILALEKIITNNDLKKISLGILVAAPLFFLLGYFVRGCSSVNRQAKVTYSGSFTEGTLVSLNSKNVILQDPDFSIPLETVEKIEFLEDAQSLNPNQIPLSDAEKSFVGTYKLQIGTHKGVLSIFPRKTGGIGATLRFTNWGKGSNEILTGIRVTGKSIRFVRSCAGVRCSEIGSNVPFTQTYTGDLDGKKIQGAYQGTNSSGRWLAER, encoded by the coding sequence ATGGATACAGAATGGAAAAAGGGAATCCTTGCCTTGGAAAAAATTATCACCAATAACGATCTCAAAAAAATCAGCCTAGGGATACTGGTAGCTGCTCCTTTATTTTTCTTGCTTGGATATTTTGTCCGAGGATGTAGTTCCGTAAATCGGCAAGCAAAGGTAACTTATAGCGGTTCTTTTACGGAAGGGACGCTGGTTTCCCTAAATTCTAAAAACGTAATATTGCAAGACCCTGATTTCTCTATTCCCCTAGAAACAGTGGAGAAGATAGAATTTTTAGAGGATGCTCAAAGTTTAAACCCGAACCAAATTCCTTTGAGTGACGCGGAGAAATCGTTCGTGGGAACTTATAAATTGCAGATTGGGACTCACAAAGGAGTATTGAGCATCTTTCCTCGCAAAACTGGGGGGATTGGAGCCACTTTACGTTTTACGAACTGGGGCAAAGGATCGAACGAGATCCTAACAGGGATCAGAGTGACAGGTAAGTCCATTCGTTTTGTAAGATCTTGTGCAGGAGTAAGATGTTCTGAGATAGGCAGCAATGTTCCTTTTACTCAAACTTATACCGGAGATCTGGACGGTAAAAAAATCCAAGGCGCTTACCAAGGCACGAATAGTTCCGGCCGTTGGCTTGCGGAACGTTAA
- a CDS encoding LIC20035 family adhesin, translated as MKKIISTAVSISLLIGCSSASVVENKGKAAEFQILEPNIRVEKFKETFNLKAEGPVNLDCSGKPCTPDQASALTPDQIKKLKRNGSWKEYVEKEDLQKNKFSVLVRVGDYKDDKREGIWKTLYETGETLRETPYVAGVKEGEEKKLAKDGTQLESTIYKADKKNGPYWSKTDKGILSDEGTYADDKKVGTWKDFYNEDGAKKSVIEFKDGKKSGKETNYHKDGNTVSSEGNNSDDLKTGYWKNYYENGSPQSEGNYAPKGAGADKKSLRIGAWKEYYKNGKLFAEGQRDHTRKGDWTFYWSTGNPAYKGTMMNEMMMSSAEVYDKDGTIVGKGKLLFDLLLMDEKTDELKAKYKPDFPFAYYKNGKKSFEIAANGTAVEYDESGAKVGQGPIMPGTNQKNDCWTTPQGKKYYVNGRENPKMGELQGCK; from the coding sequence ATGAAAAAAATTATATCCACAGCGGTTTCAATTTCTCTTTTGATCGGATGTTCTTCGGCGAGTGTCGTTGAGAACAAGGGCAAGGCTGCAGAGTTCCAAATTTTAGAGCCGAATATCAGAGTAGAAAAATTCAAAGAAACATTCAATTTAAAGGCAGAAGGTCCGGTTAACTTAGACTGTTCCGGTAAACCATGTACTCCAGACCAAGCCAGCGCATTAACTCCTGACCAGATCAAAAAACTGAAACGTAACGGCTCTTGGAAAGAATATGTGGAGAAGGAAGATCTTCAAAAAAATAAATTCTCCGTTCTGGTCCGTGTAGGAGATTACAAAGACGATAAAAGAGAAGGTATTTGGAAAACATTATACGAAACGGGAGAAACTTTAAGAGAAACTCCTTATGTTGCTGGAGTAAAAGAAGGTGAAGAGAAAAAACTCGCGAAAGACGGGACTCAACTTGAAAGCACAATCTATAAAGCTGACAAAAAGAATGGTCCATACTGGTCTAAAACAGACAAAGGAATCTTGAGCGATGAAGGTACTTACGCGGACGACAAAAAAGTAGGGACCTGGAAAGATTTTTATAACGAAGACGGAGCTAAAAAATCCGTAATCGAGTTCAAAGACGGTAAAAAAAGCGGTAAAGAAACGAATTATCATAAAGACGGGAACACTGTTTCCTCCGAAGGAAACAATTCGGATGATCTAAAAACGGGTTATTGGAAAAACTATTACGAAAACGGGTCCCCTCAATCCGAAGGTAACTATGCTCCGAAAGGTGCAGGTGCGGATAAAAAATCTCTCAGAATAGGCGCCTGGAAAGAATATTACAAAAACGGTAAGCTATTCGCGGAAGGCCAGAGGGATCATACTCGTAAGGGAGATTGGACCTTCTATTGGAGTACCGGGAATCCGGCATATAAAGGAACGATGATGAATGAGATGATGATGAGTTCCGCAGAAGTATACGATAAGGACGGGACCATTGTCGGAAAAGGAAAACTTCTTTTTGACCTTCTTCTCATGGATGAAAAAACGGACGAGCTAAAGGCCAAGTACAAGCCTGATTTCCCATTCGCATATTATAAAAACGGCAAGAAGTCCTTCGAAATAGCTGCAAACGGTACTGCGGTCGAGTATGACGAGTCCGGAGCTAAGGTGGGACAGGGGCCAATTATGCCTGGGACCAACCAAAAAAACGATTGTTGGACCACGCCTCAGGGTAAAAAATATTACGTGAACGGTAGAGAGAATCCTAAAATGGGAGAGTTACAAGGCTGTAAGTGA